The following are encoded in a window of Megachile rotundata isolate GNS110a chromosome 2, iyMegRotu1, whole genome shotgun sequence genomic DNA:
- the LOC143266668 gene encoding uncharacterized protein LOC143266668 isoform X1 encodes MMTFINYRTSHCYVQTGGNLEPVQMICELDWRECPKAIANYVWNEIVTDVLDCLNNEGTVWRILAVVLACTILVRKVCFKAREFIETAVDKGMLDKIGYKMDDLELKVNILTYKMQYGTWPLPHQVQKSNFRKHLRNLRLTMSSPNDRNNWIKHVLLSPRYNEYASYPKYDYHSAHRLTELFDAKKKLVYPYLRQECLPIDPSSKSSKTSSDKSLKLNSIFKRKAYRKRREEKNDNTVMEYRNAISLPLFSKNKKSKCLKDKKMTGACKKFVKTMDECKRYLKELHDSNKNLGLVCSSSNISNESSIKDWSDVEQQEQGEKENEPNEIAKEIITEETTDVKEIDTRQETSEKCSELSNAVCPVLKSSDKRILSSKMNVTFCADMFPRSSTSNMLIPEPCERTKFIKTSQEALYKVKKKLESLHNVLRSYEIQTVEAKTSARLEESNNKINSICQNVNQTIVSAITEADKWSEGKKNRVNFDTDTRKMQQTVCNNYEHEDSDATINNPMKSIQSYSNVFNTCSINNLNDPRCLLSNNSQSKIYPSIIQQLDLFHNDKIIYSSGSKYEKVPERVCYTISSDSDVGKNDKVEATVIDNFESLPDIYTDKNQANPFDFSDQYPIPVETDEDLIITSPTSSHTELSKDSESEDKSTVVLLQEALQFKKALLTRVQLEKVYMDDQKDDTNSQTIIECCKYPYVNNNLPSKLLDIISEEQSVSGSTDRTSRTYMFYNEKQEKELARSLMFNADIPNIPQHEVKDSSVNKGYLSSEHTLSSPSEYFSFTNMLQDESRGNNNQLSSSKQNYLHQNASTGLISANEQINCFNNALEKSNAKLRETNYTNCLNTSNTNMNEQKTYYEFIHEKENFENQSMHLNNRNEFINQSIQSMELYSENLDEVPSNEDNQNVSVGITSNILNSDRYKNVSYNKNANNNVLNTKKNVVIDKKYIGNNGNPMQAPNLNLKRHLGTCSLIEQVLITANIKKETETNTMIENENAMYELSPTESKETSIETNLIQDSFTSSINQSNESNIPEPPSVMVLINKSSDEEKLNLNWLNVNNKYSDECVNEADIKRLSTSTITLKKHDTANTENYTKEETCNDYKVVTSDQNNQFKNEKKNSIIKDSFISLGKESLNNQTEYYKSYSTLISPHSSLYFTDEASNSTTKMSNSHSKNLENHLHRNLHLQKSNEEKPCYKGEALKETMSSENKTTNVAMTQSNERSPKQKLSSSKSNAYSNNDVSYAKNYIQNANILENEKTPSIGDSQGITDKPLISYNDSNNNNLQSSRSMNITSSRIENFPERLNLDHQHFSPCTSPREREVNKNEAMKRSNVTVQSKSNENYNPKSEKLKKSELIHDDQNRNEDNKNSMHVRAGNTTENRVKIDKKRSRSQISIRTNESPKQVALQSHESPRNINTINFTQSMENKLKLKDLKYLSPIPKTSSKSCIPILKSRLEAARRSENETRPKSPMRGPLTMTMFWKDNLCSKNDSVMEEIQVEGKSGNYNQYIEVNSYGEKSGGNNNHVDTMKSSNILQNTIENIGNNITQPEQMVIYVNIFTKHDHNTTKIVDPNKFLKYIKNRELKMQNTEKSQWENVKNEVCEPTAENENSTMHKIVTIVSSVINGNELENMSTNTSTTNTQSESISNVITSNELRNLCFLSVEQREIDVTAKPSVIDTSTSISDLKNISDTESALSKFQICGIPRELNNDEYVTLLEILHQEPNCVHLQELQNVCKKLVSEELKSK; translated from the exons ATGAtgacatttataaattaccGAACGTCTCATTGTTATGTACAAACAGGAGGAAATCTGGAACCCGTGCAAATGATCTGTGAACTCGACTGGAGGGAATGCCCGAAAGCAATCGCGAACTACGTTTGGAACGAGATTGTAACCGACGTCCTCGACTGTTTGAACAACGAAGGCACAGTCTGGCGG ATCTTAGCCGTAGTACTAGCGTGTACCATCTTGGTGCGCAAAGTATGCTTCAAAGCCAGAGAATTTATCGAGACAGCCGTGGATAAAGGGATGCTTGACAAGATCGGATACAAAATGGATGACCTCGAGCTGAAAGTTAATATACTGACGTACAAAATGCAATATGGAACTTGGCCTTTGCCCCATCAAGTTCAGAAATCGAATTTCAGGAAACATTTGAGAAATCTGAGACTGACCATGTCCAGCCCAAACGATCGAAATAATTGGATAAAACATGTGCTGTTAAG TCCCAGATACAACGAGTATGCTTCGTACCCAAAATACGATTACCATTCAGCACATCGACTAACAGAATTGTTCGATGCCAAGAAGAAGTTGGTGTATCCGTATCTACGACAGGAATGCTTGCCAATAGATCCTAGCAGTAAATCTTCTAAAACTAGCAGCGATAAATCTCTGAA ACTAAATTCGATATTCAAAAGAAAAGCGTACCGTAAACGACGAGAAGAAAAAAACGACAATACCGTAATGGAGTATCGAAACGCGATATCGCTTCCGTTGTTTTCGAAGAATAAGAAATCAAAATGTCTGAAGGACAAGAAAATGACTGGAGCTTGCAAGAAGTTCGTGAAGACCATGGATGAGTGTAAACGATATTTGAAAGAATTACATGACAGCAATAAAAATCTGGGCTTAGTGTGCAGTTCTTCTAACATAAGCAATGAATCCTCCATCAAGGATTGGTCAGACGTAGAG CAACAAGAGCAAGGCGAGAAAGAAAATGAACCGAACGAAATAGCAAAGGAGATCATTACAGAAGAAACGACGGATGTGAAGGAAATAGACACAAGGCAAGAAACTAGTGAAAAATGTAGCGAGTTGTCGAACGCTGTTTGTCCTGTGTTAAAGTCGAGCGATAAACGTATACTATCCTCAAAAATGAACGTAACATTCTGCGCCGACATGTTCCCACGATCATCTACCTCCAACATGTTAATACCAGAACCATGTGAACGAACGAAGTTTATAAAAACATCCCAGGAAGCTTTGTATAAGGTGAAAAAAAAACTGGAGAGTCTGCATAATGTTTTACGTAGCTATGAAATACAAACTGTAGAAGCAAAAACGTCAGCGAGATTAGAGGAgagtaacaataaaataaacagcATCTGCCAGAATGTAAATCAGACAATAGTCTCTGCTATAACGGAAGCTGACAAGTGGAGCGAAGGCAAGAAAAATAGAGTGAACTTTGATACTGATACAAGGAAGATGCAGCAAACAGTATGTAACAACTATGAGCATGAAGACAGTGATGCAACTATCAATAATCCGATGAAGTCTATTCAAAGTTACTCCAACGTGTTCAATACATGCTCAATAAATAACTTGAATGATCCTCGCTGCTTGCTTTCGAACAATTCGCAATCGAAAATATATCCTTCCATCATTCAGCAGTTGGATTTGTTTCATaacgataaaattatatattcttCTGGCAGTAAATACGAAAAAGTGCCTGAAAGAGTATGTTACACTATTTCGTCTGATTCCGATGTAGGAAAAAATGATAAAGTAGAAGCAACAGTAATAGATAATTTTGAATCCCTACCAGATATATACACTGACAAGAATCAAGCAAACCCGTTTGACTTTTCTGATCAATATCCAATTCCAGTGGAAACTGACGAAGACTTGATAATTACATCACCAACGTCGAGTCATACAGAATTATCGAAGGACAGCGAATCTGAAGATAAATCCACTGTGGTACTGCTTCAAGAAGCACTGCAATTTAAAAAAGCACTGTTAACACGTGTTCAGCTTGAGAAAGTATACATGGATGATCAGAAGGATGATACAAATAGTCAGACTATTATTGAATGTTGCAAGTATCCTTATGTTAACAATAATCTTCCATCAAAGTTGCTGGACATCATATCCGAAGAACAGTCTGTTAGCGGCTCTACAGACAGAACCAGCAGAACTTACATGTTTTATAATGAGAAACAGGAAAAAGAATTGGCACGCTCGTTAATGTTTAACGCTGATATTCCTAACATTCCACAACATGAGGTTAAGGATTCAAGCGTAAACAAAGGGTACTTGAGTTCAGAACACACTCTAAGTTCACCGTCAGAATATTTCAGCTTCACTAATATGCTTCAAGATGAAAGTAGAGGTAATAATAATCAACTGTCTTCAtcgaaacaaaattatttgcatCAAAATGCATCCACAGGACTGATTTCTGCTAACGagcaaataaattgttttaacaaTGCTTTAGAAAAATCTAATGCAAAACTTAGAGAAACGAATTatacaaattgtttaaatacTTCAAATACAAATATGAATGAACAAAAAActtattatgaatttatacatgaaaaagaaaattttgaaaatcaatCAATGCATCTAAATAAcagaaatgaatttataaatcaaagTATTCAGAGCATGGAATTATATTCAGAAAATTTAGATGAAGTTCCTTCGAACGAAGACAATCAAAATGTAAGTGTAGGTATTACTTCTAATATTTTAAACTCTGATCGATATAAAAATGTGTCTTATAATAAGAATGCAAACAACAATGTACTAAATACAAagaaaaatgtagtaattgATAAAAAATACATTGGAAATAATGGAAATCCAATGCAGGctccaaatttaaatttaaaaaggcATCTAGGGACATGTTCACTGATCGAACAAGTATTAATAACAGCAAACATTAAGAAAGAAACAGAAACAAATACAatgattgaaaatgaaaatgcaaTGTATGAATTGTCACCCACAGAAAGCAAAGAAACTTCAATTGAAACAAATTTAATACAGGATTCATTTACATCCAGCATTAATCAGTCAAACGAATCTAATATTCCTGAACCACCGTCCGTAATGGTACTTATTAATAAATCATCGGacgaagaaaaattaaatttaaattggttaaatgttaataataaatatagcgaCGAATGTGTTAATGAAGCAGATATAAAAAGATTATCAACGAGTACGATTACCCTTAAAAAACACGACACAGCAAATACAGAAAATTACACCAAAGAAGAAACATGTAATGATTACAAAGTTGTGACAAGTGATCAAAACAAtcaattcaaaaatgaaaagaaaaattcaatcataaaagATTCATTTATAAGTTTAGGTAAAGAAAGTCTAAATAATCAGACAGAGTACTATAAATCTTACTCCACTCTCATTTCTCCACACAGTAGTTTATATTTTACGGATGAAGCATCGAACTCCACTACTAAAATGAGCAATAGTCACtcaaaaaatcttgaaaaccaTTTACATCGTAATTTGCATTTACAAAAAAGTAATGAAGAAAAACCATGCTACAAAGGTGAAGCTTTAAAAGAAACTATGTCAAGTGAAAATAAAACAACGAATGTTGCAATGACACAAAGTAATGAAAGATCACCTAAacaaaaattatcaagttccaAAAGTAATGCATACAGTAACAATGATGTATCTTACGctaaaaattatatacaaaacgcaaatatattagaaaatgaaaaaacacCTTCTATCGGAGACAGTCAAGGGATCACTGATAAACCTTTAATCTCgtataatgatagtaataacaaCAACTTACAATCATCAAGAAGTATGAATATTACATCAAGCAGAATAGAAAATTTCCCTGAAAGATTAAATCTAGACCACCAGCACTTCTCACCTTGTACTTCTCCTCGTGAAAGGGAAGTGAACAAAAATGAAGCAATGAAAAGATCAAACGTAACAGTACAATCAAAGAGCAACGAAAACTATAATCCAAaatctgaaaaactgaaaaaatctGAGCTGATACACGATGATCAAAACAGAAATGaagataataaaaattcaatgcaTGTAAGAGCAGGGAATACTACAGAAAACAGAgttaaaatagataaaaagaGATCCAGGTCACAGATTAGTATTCGAACAAACGAATCACCAAAACAAGTTGCATTACAATCACACGAATCTCCAAGAAATATAAATACCATAAATTTTACACAGTCGatggaaaataaattgaaattaaaagacTTAAAATATTTGTCACCAATACCGAAGACGTCTTCAAAATCTTGTATACCAATTTTGAAAAGTAGATTAGAAGCAGCTCGACGATCAGAAAATGAAACGCGACCTAAAAGTCCAATGAGAGGGCCACTAACGATGACTATGTTTTGGAAAGACAACTTGTGTAGTAAAAATGACAGTGTGATGGAGGAGATTCAAGTAGAAGGTAAATCAGGAAATTATAATCAATACATAGAAGTAAATAGTTATGGAGAAAAATCAGGTGGTAATAATAATCATGTTGATACTATGAAATCATCAAATATTCTACAAAACACGATTGAAAATATTGGCAATAACATTACACAGCCAGAACAAATGGTAATATATGTTAACATATTCACAAAACATGATCATAATACAACAAAAATAGTAGATccgaataaatttttgaaatacattAAGAATAGAGAATTAAAGATGCAAAACACCGAAAAGAGTCAatgggagaatgtaaaaaaTGAAGTTTGTGAACCCACAGCAGAGAACGAAAATAGTACAATGCATAAAATTGTCACTATTGTTTCTTCTGTTATAAACGGTAACGAATTAGAGAATATGTCTACCAACACGTCTACTACAAACACACAAAGTGAATCGATATCTAACGTCATAACGAGTAATGAATTACGAAATTTGTGTTTCCTGTCTGTTGAACAACGAGAGATCGACGTAACTGCTAAACCATCCGTGATCGATACAAGTACTTCAATCTcggatttaaaaaatatttcagataCAGAAAGCGCATTAAGTAAGTTTCAAATATGTGGAATACCCAGAGAACTAAATAACGATGAATATGTGACGTTGTTAGAAATTCTTCATCAAGAACCAAATTGTGTACATCTACAAGAACTTCAAAATGTCTGCAAAAAGCTCGTATCAGAAGAATTAAAATCAAAGTGA
- the LOC143266668 gene encoding uncharacterized protein LOC143266668 isoform X2, with protein sequence MHWQLGGNLEPVQMICELDWRECPKAIANYVWNEIVTDVLDCLNNEGTVWRILAVVLACTILVRKVCFKAREFIETAVDKGMLDKIGYKMDDLELKVNILTYKMQYGTWPLPHQVQKSNFRKHLRNLRLTMSSPNDRNNWIKHVLLSPRYNEYASYPKYDYHSAHRLTELFDAKKKLVYPYLRQECLPIDPSSKSSKTSSDKSLKLNSIFKRKAYRKRREEKNDNTVMEYRNAISLPLFSKNKKSKCLKDKKMTGACKKFVKTMDECKRYLKELHDSNKNLGLVCSSSNISNESSIKDWSDVEQQEQGEKENEPNEIAKEIITEETTDVKEIDTRQETSEKCSELSNAVCPVLKSSDKRILSSKMNVTFCADMFPRSSTSNMLIPEPCERTKFIKTSQEALYKVKKKLESLHNVLRSYEIQTVEAKTSARLEESNNKINSICQNVNQTIVSAITEADKWSEGKKNRVNFDTDTRKMQQTVCNNYEHEDSDATINNPMKSIQSYSNVFNTCSINNLNDPRCLLSNNSQSKIYPSIIQQLDLFHNDKIIYSSGSKYEKVPERVCYTISSDSDVGKNDKVEATVIDNFESLPDIYTDKNQANPFDFSDQYPIPVETDEDLIITSPTSSHTELSKDSESEDKSTVVLLQEALQFKKALLTRVQLEKVYMDDQKDDTNSQTIIECCKYPYVNNNLPSKLLDIISEEQSVSGSTDRTSRTYMFYNEKQEKELARSLMFNADIPNIPQHEVKDSSVNKGYLSSEHTLSSPSEYFSFTNMLQDESRGNNNQLSSSKQNYLHQNASTGLISANEQINCFNNALEKSNAKLRETNYTNCLNTSNTNMNEQKTYYEFIHEKENFENQSMHLNNRNEFINQSIQSMELYSENLDEVPSNEDNQNVSVGITSNILNSDRYKNVSYNKNANNNVLNTKKNVVIDKKYIGNNGNPMQAPNLNLKRHLGTCSLIEQVLITANIKKETETNTMIENENAMYELSPTESKETSIETNLIQDSFTSSINQSNESNIPEPPSVMVLINKSSDEEKLNLNWLNVNNKYSDECVNEADIKRLSTSTITLKKHDTANTENYTKEETCNDYKVVTSDQNNQFKNEKKNSIIKDSFISLGKESLNNQTEYYKSYSTLISPHSSLYFTDEASNSTTKMSNSHSKNLENHLHRNLHLQKSNEEKPCYKGEALKETMSSENKTTNVAMTQSNERSPKQKLSSSKSNAYSNNDVSYAKNYIQNANILENEKTPSIGDSQGITDKPLISYNDSNNNNLQSSRSMNITSSRIENFPERLNLDHQHFSPCTSPREREVNKNEAMKRSNVTVQSKSNENYNPKSEKLKKSELIHDDQNRNEDNKNSMHVRAGNTTENRVKIDKKRSRSQISIRTNESPKQVALQSHESPRNINTINFTQSMENKLKLKDLKYLSPIPKTSSKSCIPILKSRLEAARRSENETRPKSPMRGPLTMTMFWKDNLCSKNDSVMEEIQVEGKSGNYNQYIEVNSYGEKSGGNNNHVDTMKSSNILQNTIENIGNNITQPEQMVIYVNIFTKHDHNTTKIVDPNKFLKYIKNRELKMQNTEKSQWENVKNEVCEPTAENENSTMHKIVTIVSSVINGNELENMSTNTSTTNTQSESISNVITSNELRNLCFLSVEQREIDVTAKPSVIDTSTSISDLKNISDTESALSKFQICGIPRELNNDEYVTLLEILHQEPNCVHLQELQNVCKKLVSEELKSK encoded by the exons ATGCACTGGCAACTTG GAGGAAATCTGGAACCCGTGCAAATGATCTGTGAACTCGACTGGAGGGAATGCCCGAAAGCAATCGCGAACTACGTTTGGAACGAGATTGTAACCGACGTCCTCGACTGTTTGAACAACGAAGGCACAGTCTGGCGG ATCTTAGCCGTAGTACTAGCGTGTACCATCTTGGTGCGCAAAGTATGCTTCAAAGCCAGAGAATTTATCGAGACAGCCGTGGATAAAGGGATGCTTGACAAGATCGGATACAAAATGGATGACCTCGAGCTGAAAGTTAATATACTGACGTACAAAATGCAATATGGAACTTGGCCTTTGCCCCATCAAGTTCAGAAATCGAATTTCAGGAAACATTTGAGAAATCTGAGACTGACCATGTCCAGCCCAAACGATCGAAATAATTGGATAAAACATGTGCTGTTAAG TCCCAGATACAACGAGTATGCTTCGTACCCAAAATACGATTACCATTCAGCACATCGACTAACAGAATTGTTCGATGCCAAGAAGAAGTTGGTGTATCCGTATCTACGACAGGAATGCTTGCCAATAGATCCTAGCAGTAAATCTTCTAAAACTAGCAGCGATAAATCTCTGAA ACTAAATTCGATATTCAAAAGAAAAGCGTACCGTAAACGACGAGAAGAAAAAAACGACAATACCGTAATGGAGTATCGAAACGCGATATCGCTTCCGTTGTTTTCGAAGAATAAGAAATCAAAATGTCTGAAGGACAAGAAAATGACTGGAGCTTGCAAGAAGTTCGTGAAGACCATGGATGAGTGTAAACGATATTTGAAAGAATTACATGACAGCAATAAAAATCTGGGCTTAGTGTGCAGTTCTTCTAACATAAGCAATGAATCCTCCATCAAGGATTGGTCAGACGTAGAG CAACAAGAGCAAGGCGAGAAAGAAAATGAACCGAACGAAATAGCAAAGGAGATCATTACAGAAGAAACGACGGATGTGAAGGAAATAGACACAAGGCAAGAAACTAGTGAAAAATGTAGCGAGTTGTCGAACGCTGTTTGTCCTGTGTTAAAGTCGAGCGATAAACGTATACTATCCTCAAAAATGAACGTAACATTCTGCGCCGACATGTTCCCACGATCATCTACCTCCAACATGTTAATACCAGAACCATGTGAACGAACGAAGTTTATAAAAACATCCCAGGAAGCTTTGTATAAGGTGAAAAAAAAACTGGAGAGTCTGCATAATGTTTTACGTAGCTATGAAATACAAACTGTAGAAGCAAAAACGTCAGCGAGATTAGAGGAgagtaacaataaaataaacagcATCTGCCAGAATGTAAATCAGACAATAGTCTCTGCTATAACGGAAGCTGACAAGTGGAGCGAAGGCAAGAAAAATAGAGTGAACTTTGATACTGATACAAGGAAGATGCAGCAAACAGTATGTAACAACTATGAGCATGAAGACAGTGATGCAACTATCAATAATCCGATGAAGTCTATTCAAAGTTACTCCAACGTGTTCAATACATGCTCAATAAATAACTTGAATGATCCTCGCTGCTTGCTTTCGAACAATTCGCAATCGAAAATATATCCTTCCATCATTCAGCAGTTGGATTTGTTTCATaacgataaaattatatattcttCTGGCAGTAAATACGAAAAAGTGCCTGAAAGAGTATGTTACACTATTTCGTCTGATTCCGATGTAGGAAAAAATGATAAAGTAGAAGCAACAGTAATAGATAATTTTGAATCCCTACCAGATATATACACTGACAAGAATCAAGCAAACCCGTTTGACTTTTCTGATCAATATCCAATTCCAGTGGAAACTGACGAAGACTTGATAATTACATCACCAACGTCGAGTCATACAGAATTATCGAAGGACAGCGAATCTGAAGATAAATCCACTGTGGTACTGCTTCAAGAAGCACTGCAATTTAAAAAAGCACTGTTAACACGTGTTCAGCTTGAGAAAGTATACATGGATGATCAGAAGGATGATACAAATAGTCAGACTATTATTGAATGTTGCAAGTATCCTTATGTTAACAATAATCTTCCATCAAAGTTGCTGGACATCATATCCGAAGAACAGTCTGTTAGCGGCTCTACAGACAGAACCAGCAGAACTTACATGTTTTATAATGAGAAACAGGAAAAAGAATTGGCACGCTCGTTAATGTTTAACGCTGATATTCCTAACATTCCACAACATGAGGTTAAGGATTCAAGCGTAAACAAAGGGTACTTGAGTTCAGAACACACTCTAAGTTCACCGTCAGAATATTTCAGCTTCACTAATATGCTTCAAGATGAAAGTAGAGGTAATAATAATCAACTGTCTTCAtcgaaacaaaattatttgcatCAAAATGCATCCACAGGACTGATTTCTGCTAACGagcaaataaattgttttaacaaTGCTTTAGAAAAATCTAATGCAAAACTTAGAGAAACGAATTatacaaattgtttaaatacTTCAAATACAAATATGAATGAACAAAAAActtattatgaatttatacatgaaaaagaaaattttgaaaatcaatCAATGCATCTAAATAAcagaaatgaatttataaatcaaagTATTCAGAGCATGGAATTATATTCAGAAAATTTAGATGAAGTTCCTTCGAACGAAGACAATCAAAATGTAAGTGTAGGTATTACTTCTAATATTTTAAACTCTGATCGATATAAAAATGTGTCTTATAATAAGAATGCAAACAACAATGTACTAAATACAAagaaaaatgtagtaattgATAAAAAATACATTGGAAATAATGGAAATCCAATGCAGGctccaaatttaaatttaaaaaggcATCTAGGGACATGTTCACTGATCGAACAAGTATTAATAACAGCAAACATTAAGAAAGAAACAGAAACAAATACAatgattgaaaatgaaaatgcaaTGTATGAATTGTCACCCACAGAAAGCAAAGAAACTTCAATTGAAACAAATTTAATACAGGATTCATTTACATCCAGCATTAATCAGTCAAACGAATCTAATATTCCTGAACCACCGTCCGTAATGGTACTTATTAATAAATCATCGGacgaagaaaaattaaatttaaattggttaaatgttaataataaatatagcgaCGAATGTGTTAATGAAGCAGATATAAAAAGATTATCAACGAGTACGATTACCCTTAAAAAACACGACACAGCAAATACAGAAAATTACACCAAAGAAGAAACATGTAATGATTACAAAGTTGTGACAAGTGATCAAAACAAtcaattcaaaaatgaaaagaaaaattcaatcataaaagATTCATTTATAAGTTTAGGTAAAGAAAGTCTAAATAATCAGACAGAGTACTATAAATCTTACTCCACTCTCATTTCTCCACACAGTAGTTTATATTTTACGGATGAAGCATCGAACTCCACTACTAAAATGAGCAATAGTCACtcaaaaaatcttgaaaaccaTTTACATCGTAATTTGCATTTACAAAAAAGTAATGAAGAAAAACCATGCTACAAAGGTGAAGCTTTAAAAGAAACTATGTCAAGTGAAAATAAAACAACGAATGTTGCAATGACACAAAGTAATGAAAGATCACCTAAacaaaaattatcaagttccaAAAGTAATGCATACAGTAACAATGATGTATCTTACGctaaaaattatatacaaaacgcaaatatattagaaaatgaaaaaacacCTTCTATCGGAGACAGTCAAGGGATCACTGATAAACCTTTAATCTCgtataatgatagtaataacaaCAACTTACAATCATCAAGAAGTATGAATATTACATCAAGCAGAATAGAAAATTTCCCTGAAAGATTAAATCTAGACCACCAGCACTTCTCACCTTGTACTTCTCCTCGTGAAAGGGAAGTGAACAAAAATGAAGCAATGAAAAGATCAAACGTAACAGTACAATCAAAGAGCAACGAAAACTATAATCCAAaatctgaaaaactgaaaaaatctGAGCTGATACACGATGATCAAAACAGAAATGaagataataaaaattcaatgcaTGTAAGAGCAGGGAATACTACAGAAAACAGAgttaaaatagataaaaagaGATCCAGGTCACAGATTAGTATTCGAACAAACGAATCACCAAAACAAGTTGCATTACAATCACACGAATCTCCAAGAAATATAAATACCATAAATTTTACACAGTCGatggaaaataaattgaaattaaaagacTTAAAATATTTGTCACCAATACCGAAGACGTCTTCAAAATCTTGTATACCAATTTTGAAAAGTAGATTAGAAGCAGCTCGACGATCAGAAAATGAAACGCGACCTAAAAGTCCAATGAGAGGGCCACTAACGATGACTATGTTTTGGAAAGACAACTTGTGTAGTAAAAATGACAGTGTGATGGAGGAGATTCAAGTAGAAGGTAAATCAGGAAATTATAATCAATACATAGAAGTAAATAGTTATGGAGAAAAATCAGGTGGTAATAATAATCATGTTGATACTATGAAATCATCAAATATTCTACAAAACACGATTGAAAATATTGGCAATAACATTACACAGCCAGAACAAATGGTAATATATGTTAACATATTCACAAAACATGATCATAATACAACAAAAATAGTAGATccgaataaatttttgaaatacattAAGAATAGAGAATTAAAGATGCAAAACACCGAAAAGAGTCAatgggagaatgtaaaaaaTGAAGTTTGTGAACCCACAGCAGAGAACGAAAATAGTACAATGCATAAAATTGTCACTATTGTTTCTTCTGTTATAAACGGTAACGAATTAGAGAATATGTCTACCAACACGTCTACTACAAACACACAAAGTGAATCGATATCTAACGTCATAACGAGTAATGAATTACGAAATTTGTGTTTCCTGTCTGTTGAACAACGAGAGATCGACGTAACTGCTAAACCATCCGTGATCGATACAAGTACTTCAATCTcggatttaaaaaatatttcagataCAGAAAGCGCATTAAGTAAGTTTCAAATATGTGGAATACCCAGAGAACTAAATAACGATGAATATGTGACGTTGTTAGAAATTCTTCATCAAGAACCAAATTGTGTACATCTACAAGAACTTCAAAATGTCTGCAAAAAGCTCGTATCAGAAGAATTAAAATCAAAGTGA